From Hypomesus transpacificus isolate Combined female chromosome 3, fHypTra1, whole genome shotgun sequence:
ttgtggtgtgttttCAGCAACAGAGACTGGTGCAGGCATCCAACGGTGACACCACCATGGTGCTGGACGGTAAAACAGAAACGCTGGAGAACGGAGGCGTGGCGGAGGATAAACctgccgaggaggaggaggaggtgggactGGCCTCCCCCTTTACTGTccctggtgaggagggaggaggggagggtggagggagggagggagaagatgaggggaaggagaggaggggacggggaggagagagggagggagggaggagagtcgagaaggggaagggaggaaggagggagggagagtgaaagtGACTTGAATGGCCAAACTGAGAGTAGCAGAGCAGCAGCACGTCCCCCTCTAACTACAATGCTGCTTGTGTCCCTCTAGAGGGCGCCATGGAGCGTGTGAAGTGGCTGCTGTGCTGGCCCATCCTGCTGCTCCTGTACCTGACCGTGCCAGACTGTGCCAAACCGCGCTGGGAGCGCTGTTTCctgctctccttcttcctctccactGTCTGGATCGCCATCTTCTCCTACTTCATGGTCTGGATGGTGAGtgggtggtgctggtggagggaggaaggtttTGTGGGTGGTTTTATCGCTCAGGAATCTCAGTttcgtcctgtgtgtgtgtgtgtgtgtgtgcaggtgactATCATAGGCTTCACTCTGGGTATTCCTGATGTGATCATGGGCATCACGTTCCTGGCAGCGGGCACCAGTGTTCCTGACTGCATTGCCAGTCTCATAGTCGCCAGGCAAGGTAGGAGACACCACcatgaccccctctctctttctctttctcttttttctctctcacacacacatcctaattGGTTTCATTATCcttatatgtgtgcgtgtgtgtgtgtgtgtgtgtgtgtgtgtgtgtgcaggtctcgGGGACATGGCTGTGTCCAACACCATAGGCAGTAATGTGTTTGATATCCTGGTGGGTCTGGGGGTACCCTGGGCCATCCAGACCATGGCTGTGGACTACGGCTCCGAGGTACTggaacacacacccctctgctgctctgccctgctcactgacctgctacactgacctgtgtgtgacctgtgtgtgtgtgtgtgtgtgacgtgtgtgtgtgacgtgtgacGTGTGTGACATGTGACTTGTGTctgtgatgtctgtgtgtgcgtgtgtgtttgtgacgtgtgtgatgtgtgtgtgtttgacgcgTTCCAGGTGATGATTAACAGCAGAGGGCTGGTGTATTCTGTGGTGCTGCTCCTGGGATCTGTGGCTCTCACTGTAAGTACACACGGTTCACCCTGAAGTTCACGTCTGTGtactatgcgtgtgtgtacattatTTCAGTTTTGGTATGCAGTTTACAATAATCATCATAATGTGTTCATGGAAGATTGCATGacgcacttttatccaaagcaacatatggggggggggggggggagtaaaacCATAAATCTCTTGATCTGCATTCAAATGTTTgcactaccactgagctattctCTACCCTCTGTCTCTTCTGCTCACctccaacccccgccccccctccccccctccccccccccaggtgctgGGCATCCATGTGAACGGCTGGAGGCTGGACCTGAGGCTGGGGGTGTACGTGTTGGTCCTGTACGCAGtcttcctctgcttctccatCCTTATCGAGTACAACGTGTTCACCTTCGTCAACCTGCCCATGTGTCTGGAGCCACTGTagccgggggaggggggcggggtgaggagggggccgggtgaggagggggtcgggtggggagggggccggtaggggagggggccgggtggggagggggccgggtggggagggggccaggtgaggagggggtcggGTGCGGAGGGGGCTGGTAGGGGAGGGGGCCGGGTGGGGAGGGggccaggtgaggagggggtcggGTGCGGAGGGGGCCGGTAGGGGAGGGGGCCGGGTGGGGAGGGggccaggtgaggagggggtcggGTGCGGAGGGGGCCGGTAGGGGAGGGGGCCGGGTGGGGAGGGggccaggtgaggagggggtcggGTGCGGAGGGGGCCggtaggggagggggcagggtggggaggggccCGGCAGGGGAaagggcagggtggggagggggccgggtggggagggaggtacAAAGCCAATTGCTTACTTTGTACGGTTATGAGGcccctgtatacacacacacaccttggttttaacacacacattttgaagCATGCACTAGCCTattccctccctacctcctctcccGAAACAACTTAATTAAATGCAATTCATGCAAATGAATTCGATCATACAcaaatattcacacacatacccgtactcccccccccccccccccccccccccccattcttaCACTGCTGACCTAGGGTTGTCTTCCTGGATCTAGGGTGTATGGGTTTCCATCTTAATAGATGTTTCAGTTCTTCCTCTGTTTCCAGCAGAGGGAGACTTTCTCCCACTGAGTCTTACTGGCCCACTGTGTGAAACTGCACTGCAGCACTGGTATTATCCTGTGTTTGTGAGAGGTCTGGCAGATGGGGGGACTCAGTAATACagaaccccctccctcccctctggggTGATGAGGTCAAAGTGACTACGGAACTGCATGGTGGTAGATGATGTCATCAGGAGGCGCCCAGCCTCGCGTCAACAACTTGCTGTCTGACTTTCTGGCTCCCTCTCGCAGTCCAGGGTGCACGTCTGTTGGGGGTCCGCTTTTTGTGTAGATATGTTACATACTTCCTGTCTCTTTAAGATCTATACCAATGCATGCTGGGATGCATGCAAACCTCCTGATTATGGCAGCTAACGAGTCTCTCCGCCCTCTTGACCTCTCACCTCCACGACCTCGTCCAGGAACAGGAGAGCACGAAATCTGTGTCGGTGTCCGTGGTAACTGTTGTTGGATGTTGCTGTTGCGTGTTGCAAAGTACTGTGGCTGTGTCCGTGTTGGAAGACAGTTGTTGGCGTGTCCTGTGTCTTATTTAAACATGTTACATGTAACTGACATGTATGCAACCTCTCAAGTAGAGGAACGGTTTCCATGTGAATATGCACCTGAGGTGAGTAGGAATGCTGGTACGAAAGCTGCTGATATGCtgctgcttacacacacacacacagactttttcacacacacaaacgatcagatttacacacacacacacacacacacttgtcaacTCTTTTCTCCCTGTCCCATGATTACGGATGGTGACACAGACAATGGTTAACAGTCCATCTGACACCATGTCCCAGACTAAGGACAAACAAGTCCTTTGACAGAGGGTGTACTCCTTACACTGACACACTGCTAGCTTCTCTCTCCTGACAGACTGAGTCTTCTTTTCCCCAACACTGAGACAGTCTCTTGAGGGTTTTCTGTTCCACACACAGAGGTCCTGTTcagtgtcctcctccctctggtgCTGGTTCCCCACCACACCTGGAGCCTGCTGGGGCCCCCTGCTCGGGCCCCCTGCTCGGACCCCCTGCTCAGGCTCCCTGCTCGGGCCCCCTGCTCGGGTTCCCTGCTGGGGCCCCCTGCTCGGGCTCCCTGCTGGGACTCCCTGCAGAAACATTATCTGGAGTTCTCTATTCCACTCCACAAGTTCCCAAGTTCTGTTTCCCTGCAGGTAGTCTCCTGTGTTTTGCATCCCCTCTCTTCTGAATAGAGCTGTGGTTCCATGTCTGGAACATTCCCCCATATCTGTCTGTCATGTATATATTTCAGGCTGCTCCCCTGTGTCATTTCTATCCATAGCGGTCTGTTATCTATAAAGTCACATGACCCTGAGGTTTTAAGCCCACTAGGGCAGCAGTTTACGACTGCCCCATCCCAGACACCTTAGACCTGCTCTGTTCTGATCCATTTATACCTCAGAATGCTTGGCAACAGTCTGACTCGTTACCCTAGGCAACCAGGCCTTCTCCTTCAGACGATCTCACCTGTGTTTGACCCCCAGGGCACAGGCTAGCAGGCTGCTCCTGGTCAACCCCAGAGGGCTGTGTTGGAACACATACATGACGTCAGATTCTCTGACTGAATGTTTATAACATGTTTATAACCTTGTCAGGTTTTCTTACTGATTTTTACAACGTGTCTGATGATAGACCTGACCGACTGTTTATAACACGTTTATAACCGGACTGATTCTTTGACAGACTGTTTGTACCCATGTTTGTAACCCTACTAATTATTTTGACTCGTGTTTTGAACATGTTTGGAACCTGTCGGGTTGGCAGATTGTTTTACTAACTGTTTATCAAATGTTTATAATCTAGATGGATTAGTTGAAGGGCAGACTGTTTATAACATGTTTACAACCTGACAGATTATTTGACTGACTGGTGTTTGGATCCTATTTTTTACCTGACCAATTATTTGACTGACTGGTGTTTAGAAATTGTTTATAATCTGACTGATTCTTTAATTGACTGGTTGACTGGAACATATTTAGAACCTACTTATCAAACCGACATAGCTTTCTGTCTACAGTGTCACTTGATTTATCCTTAGCTCTGATCTCTGTTTACCTATAAGCAACACTTTGATAGAAACAAACCACCACTATTATTGACTGCACTGTATGTCAATGCATGAACACACTTTCATCTAACGCCCAGACACCCACCCTCTGCAGATGTGACTGCGTGTCATACAGAGTGAATGTGACCAGGTACACTGTAAGAACAGTGACATTGGGTCATGCATTGAAACTACATTAATATCTAAGATAGCTTATCTTCTATGGAATTCCAAATTTTAAGACCTTGGTGTGTAACCTGAATGTAATGTCTTGCTATAAATGGATGTATCCAACCAATGAATTTTATTGTAAAGCAATAATCATAAAGGCATCAAATAtgaaataaatatgtatattGTTTTATGAGTAATGATGATTATATAAATAATATTACAGACACAATAAATTATACTCTTTATAAATCCCCCCCGCTCTCGTCGCGGTGTGGTTATCTCATTCATCCCTACTGTACGAAGGTCTGTTTAATCCGTCACATGCTCCAAAACAGTTTTTTTGGTTATCGCGAGAAGATATTTCCAACAATCAAAACAGGCTCTGACCAAACTACTTGATGAAGGTTAGTGTGGATCGATACACATAGCCTTCTACGCAGTTACTCAAATGCACCTTAGTCAGGGGAATTTGACGTAGAGACAATCTGATGTTCAAACATTGACTTAGTTGTTGATCTGGGAAGTTACATTTAGCACTACTCAAAATCGGTACTTTACAATTCCGTCGCACTTTCACTAGCCTACGTTCTAACCCACGCGCTAACAAGTAGCCAGATGAGACAAATTATGCTGTAGCCTACCTACAAAAAATGCTTTGAAAATCAAAACTTTAATCAAATTCAAGCAAATTGTCTTCTCTGCATTTTCAACACCTGTTGCACATTCACACTCAAGGTATTGAACGATAACCAACCATTACGCCAACGAAGCTTGCTGTTCACTGGACTTAAACCGATCTAGTTACAATTCACAAGGGGTCACATATTTTGAAAGCTGTGGTAAGAATATTGTGACCTCTCTGTTTAAATGTTTGAAAATGTCTGACACACCTACAGTACCAAACCATCTCAGGTGACTTATCTGTCCTGGCAATGTTTAATCAAAAGACAGTCCCTGATCTGATCAGCATCTGGACCTGGAAACAAGAGGTCACATATTTTTTTATAGCAGTCAGATAATAGAAAATGTTTGTGAAAAAAAggtttcgaaaggttgaaaaaatatttttgaaaggaaGTTGATAAACGTTTTCCCCACATCTGGACCTGTCAGAATATGTCACCTCCCCGTTACAAACTTCTTtcataaatattttttaaacTTGACGACAGCTATCAAAATAAATGACCTCCTGTGAGTGTgacggtatgtaacggacgtggccacgctccgtcactacaaggcgtcgttcgccactcgctgtgcttgaacgcacgacctctgacttgccaagcgcgacctctaccagctacgccaaagaaaagctagctattccttgacgcgggtagcccattacataccgacaggttcacacccgttacattaGCCGTATATTTGTGACAAATGAATGTCCCCATTTTTTTCCTGCTTCGTTTTGCTTATGCTGCGCGAAAACGGGGCTGACTGGCAggcgttttgtgtgtgtgtgtgtgtggggggggggggggcgtgcaaGACACGCCAGTATTAATTAGATGTCTGTATATAATCACATAGCAATGCCGTTATGCCAAATAATCGGGAGTACAAATAGGCTATATTATTGGAATTTTATTAAAAAAACGGGGCTTAAACCAATGCCCTGGCATACTTCATAAAACCACTGTTCTGCTTCCTGACATCCCCAGGATGTTCCAAAAAGTACCCTACAATATCAGTCGCACACCTGCATAGGCAAAATCCCACTTGCATTGTAAACTCTGTTTGAGATTTACGTAGGGTTTCATCATTACTGTTACATAATCATTTGATGTCTGCCCTAAATCTTATGTAATGTGGCCTGTCTCCAAGGCCTGGAGTGGGATGTTGTTCCCTGCTCTGAAAGGTGTGAGCAGACTGCTTCCTCAGACGACCTGGGAGGCACTGGGGCAGaacttcctcctccaccatggactcaggtgacacacacacacacacacacactgcctaagAGAGGAGAGCTGTTCTTGCAGGCAAACAGCAGTCTCCCACACTCTCACTCAGTAATAGAACAGTTGGTATCCAAGGTAAATATTAAACTGGGTATCTCATAAACGGTGTATAAAACACCCAAATGGTCTGGAGTGTCGTGGCCTGGGCAATGTGTCATAGGTCCTGATTCAAAGCAATGTTAACCAGTGCAGGCACACCCACAGCTAGActgttgtaaaaaaacaaaacaaacacagagaagACAGTGTTTAGGTTCCCCTCAGAGTACGGTGCATGTGTGAGAGCGGTAGGAAGAGCAGTGTCTGGGCACAGTCGGCATGTCTGTCAGTGACCTGAGCCCTGCAGCTCTGAGAGCTGTCATCCGGCTGGGCATGCACGGCCTGCAGAACACCTCCGGACTGGCCTCAGGTAGGAACCAGGGAACAGcagaaccacacagacacaagtaGGACCTGAGGACGGTTCAGTTCTGAGCAGTAAGCCTACAGAAATGCTtggttactgtacttaagtatttTTAAAGGGTTTGTCCTCTTCATACAATATATAGCTAAATGTATATTGTTATTTCAGTCCATCTACTGTGTTGCTGTATTGCTAGCTTGTACGTGATgcattttgggggggaaatggTCACCTCTGTTCCAACATGGAAGTTTACCTTTAACACACTGTCTCACTGCTACAGATTAACCAGTTGTGTTGTCACCAGGTGAAAAGCAACTTCCAGAGTATCATTATCACTTATCATAACTGCTTCCTGTCCCAGTGTCAAAATGTCTTCTTACAGGTCTAGTTACATTGTTGATTGTGTGACATTGGGCATTGTCTGAGATTTTGCAGTCTTGCCAGCATAAATGTTGTTTGCTTGACAGTGTTTTGGACCAAACTTTATTGGGCATTTTCTAACATGGAGTTGGTTCTATATGGTTGCTAGGATATCTGCAGGCCAATGTGGTCATATTGCCCAGCAGCCTCGCTGATGACTTTGAAGCATTCTGCCGGGCTAACCCCgcacccctgcctctcctccaccgcAGCCCACCGGGAGACTGGGGCTGCCCACCGCTCGCGAACCAAGCAGACATCAggtagggagggatggatggatgagtgaGTGTGGAGGGTGGGATAGATGGATGAGTAGGTGGAAAACAGACAGGCGAGCAGATTGGTGGTCATATAAGCCTGTTATCCTTGCAGCTCAACTTCACCTCTGCTCCACCCATCCTTGAACCCTGTGAATCATTGAACAGCAGTGTCTGGCTCCTTcaacaagagtgtgtgtgtccatctcctCTAGGACCGACTGTCCCCAGTACACCGTGTACGAGGGCGGCGTTCTGGCCTGCAGGGTATCCAGTCTGCAGCCGTACGCACTGCAGCTGCAGCAGATGGTCAGCTTCTACCTGGGCTGCAGCTTCAGCTTTGAGAGGAGCCTGCAGGCAGCTGGGGTCCCTGTCCGCAACATTCAACAGCATCGCAACGTGTCCATGTACAGGGTCAGTGTCACAAGGTCACGCTATACATTCATCCACCCTATGGAGGGTGCTACATGCAGACTAAATTCCATCACCTTAATATTGTGTCTTAAATCTAAAGTCAATCAAattagttttgtgtgtgtgtccctgtagaCGTCcctgctgtgtgcaggtgggggggCGTTCCAGTGCCCTCTGGTGGTGACTATGAGACCTGTTCCTGCAGACAAGCTGGACCTTGTGGCCCAGtgcacacacctcaccccccaGGCCCATGGGGCGCCAATACACATAGGAGAACccggtatacacacacacaaagacacagccgcacacatacacacaaagctTATACTCCTTTCCTGTCTATTTCCACAGCTCTGCTGGGTATTCAGGATGTGAGTAAGCCAGCCTATGGGGACAGTGTGGAGGCGGAGCCTGGTGACGTGACAGTGTTCTGGGCCTGTGGCATTACAGGAGTAGAGGCGGTGCTTAGCTGCAGTGAGTTTTGCTGACACTCAACTaaatcattcattcattcttacATGAAACACAGTTTTATCCCATATGAACTTCTCACTGTGGTGCAGAACGTATAGTAACacaagccctgtgtgtgtgtgtgtttatgtgtgtcctCCAGAGCCCTCCCTAGCATTCACCCACTCCCCAGGGTCCATGTTCATCACCGACCTGcctgacccctcctcctccgaccCCCCCACGACCCCCCAGTTGGATCAATCCCCACTCACCTTCCTCATCTCCCAGCAGCCTCTGCTCTACAGCATGGCGGCAGGGGCAGCGGTTCAACGTATACGCACCCTGGAGAGACTGATAGGGGAGGATCCAGGTAACCCCTCAACAACCCCTcaactcctcccccttctccctgtctctctcattatATTATAACGTTATGTTACATGCAGGGGTCTGGGGTTGATTCCGGGCCAGGAGATTCCGgtcttccccctcttcctctcccctctctctctctctctctctctctctctctctctccctgcttatGTTACATTATAACATGACATAAACAGGACTggaacctctcctctcctgcctccccagGCCTGAGGGGGATCCAGGTGTTGTTCAATCAGGACGAGCTGCTGCgctcctgcctgtctctctcccactcctcctccgtTCTGATCACCACCGGCttccccacacaccacaccctgaACCCCCCCGACGAGACCGACGGCCCCCCGGGAGCCATCGCCATGGCAGCCACCCTCCTGGCCCTCGGCAAGCAGGTCACCATGGTGACGGATCAGCGCGCCTTGGACATGAACGAAGCGATTGTGGAGGAGGcggtgaggagaggtgtgtgttttaagaggtagggtatgtgtgtgtcccacctCTCTCCCGTATTGTCTGACGTAGTCTTACCTTTGACCTCAGGGGTGATCAAGACTGCCTTCCCATTGGTCACTTTCCAGAACACCGGCCCAGAGTCGGCCATACATTTCCTGTGTCATGATGGAGACCCAACCAGACCAaggtaacaacacacacacacataaaaacggTACACATAttgtatacatatacacattcacacacccagCGTTTGCTCAATGAATACATTACATTGTATCGTACGTATATACCGTATACAGTCTTTACTCTGTGGACATCCTCccttgtgtgtgctgtgcaggTATGACCACCTGGTGGCGATAGAGCGCAGCGGTCGCGCTGCAGACGGGAACTATTACAACATGAGAGGAATCAACATCAAACACCTGGTCGACCCCGTAGACGACCTGTTCATAGCTGCCAGCAACATCCCTGGCATCATcaccacaggtacacacatactctctcacttacacacatgcacagaagaTCCATGTTGATTTACAAtgcgatgtgtgtgtatgtgtttcccaGGTATTGGTGATGGGGGTAACGAGCTGGGCATGGGGAAGGTTAAGGAGGCGGTTCGGGCACACATGCCGAACGGACCGCTGATCGCCTGTGACGTGGACGCAGATTTCGCCATCACTGCAGGTTTAGACACAACTCTGTCTTGCGTTTCCAATGCACAGCATAGGGAAACGTACCCAGCCACACACCACGCTTAACTTTGAGTCATACATGGATAGCAGAAGAGCTTGCGGTTTCCTGGGGTTGTGTCAGACCAGAAGAAAACCTGACCCTGTTCATGAGAGTTGACCCTAACTTGACTCGCCGGATGGTTTGTTGCACATCTGGGAAGTCGTCCATCTGGGAAGTCGTCCATCTGGGAAGTCGTCCATCTGGGAAGTCGTCCTTAGGAAACGGTTTGGAAAAGGGCAGGCCTTAAAAGAGAAGATACTTGGGAGGTGAATGGACAAACCATCTGTCTATCATTGTCTATCACGGGGTAACTTCAACCATGCTCATGTCTGCCAGTAGTTCCTCATAGGACTCTGATTGGTCCGAACCACTGTGGTTCAGACACAAATGAATCTCATGTGACCATGATCTGACAAAGTTAGTTTGACCCCAATCAACTGCCAAGTGTAtttgtttagtttagttttttaaAGTGCCTACTCTTTTCCAAACAGTTTCCAAGGACAAATTCCCagatggttatgtgtgtgtttgagccctCATCTCACCAGCATCTCTGTCCTGTAGGAGTGTCTAACTGGGGAGGCTACGCGGTGGCCCACGGCCTCTACATCCTCAGCCTCTGTCCCATCCACCAGCGCTACCTCCACAAGGGTCTGGAAccaacaccctcccccacccacacccaggGCCTTGAGAGCAGCCTGCCCTCCGTAGCTAag
This genomic window contains:
- the dglucy gene encoding D-glutamate cyclase, mitochondrial, coding for MDSGYLQANVVILPSSLADDFEAFCRANPAPLPLLHRSPPGDWGCPPLANQADIRTDCPQYTVYEGGVLACRVSSLQPYALQLQQMVSFYLGCSFSFERSLQAAGVPVRNIQQHRNVSMYRTSLLCAGGGAFQCPLVVTMRPVPADKLDLVAQCTHLTPQAHGAPIHIGEPALLGIQDVSKPAYGDSVEAEPGDVTVFWACGITGVEAVLSCKPSLAFTHSPGSMFITDLPDPSSSDPPTTPQLDQSPLTFLISQQPLLYSMAAGAAVQRIRTLERLIGEDPGLRGIQVLFNQDELLRSCLSLSHSSSVLITTGFPTHHTLNPPDETDGPPGAIAMAATLLALGKQVTMVTDQRALDMNEAIVEEAVRRGVIKTAFPLVTFQNTGPESAIHFLCHDGDPTRPRYDHLVAIERSGRAADGNYYNMRGINIKHLVDPVDDLFIAASNIPGIITTGIGDGGNELGMGKVKEAVRAHMPNGPLIACDVDADFAITAGVSNWGGYAVAHGLYILSLCPIHQRYLHKGLEPTPSPTHTQGLESSLPSVAKEEEMLAILVKFGVRSGKTATLGMEVDGLTFHPTHSDLIARLRDCTLTHTKTQT